The following nucleotide sequence is from Cardiocondyla obscurior isolate alpha-2009 linkage group LG10, Cobs3.1, whole genome shotgun sequence.
CGTAATGCCGATGTATCTCGGCGAAATCAGCAGCAAGCGGACCAGAGGTCCCTTAGGTGTGGTATCAGCTGTTTTAAATGCGTCATCGAATACCCGgcgcttaattaaatttttatcctgactttaatattaatttttttaatattaatattcattgttTTCTACGTAAACGTTAGATATTTATTCGTTAACTTTAAATACGTCGACATTATTTCGCgttttgaaaagaaatattaattatttttatataatttacatattttacgtttaatatacGTGATTACAATTACAGCTACAGATTAAGTGGCGCGTATGTCGATGCATCGCATTTAAACGGTTTTGCTCGCGATtagttaataattcataaaagcATCATTGAACAAGGCAAGACCTTTAGGTACTTTAATGGCCGTTCTACTCAACATCGGGATGCTGCTCATCTACGCGATCGGTCTTTGGATCAGTCGATTTACAATGGCGATGATAAGCGTGTGCGCGCCGGTGTTTTTTCTACTGACTTTCATGTGGCTGCCCGAAAGCTCGGTGTTCCTCACGCGGAAGAATAGACTCGGACCCGCGGAGAAAACTCTACAGTGGGCACTGGGTAAAGAGAACGTCGAGGCAGAGCTCGAGGAGATCAAAAGAATCGTGGAAACCGAGGACAAGTGCGGCAAAATGACTCTCAGAGAGATGTTCAAGGAGTGCTTTACTAAGGCGCAGAACAGAAGGGCATTCCGTATCGCCCTGATATTATTGAGCGGGCTGACATTGACCGGCGCGTCGCCGGTGCTCGCCTACCAGTCGTACATATTCGACGAGGCCGGCTTCGAGATCTCGATCAATGCCAGCATAATTATGACGGGCGTCGCCATCGTACTCGCCGGCATCACCTGCGTGTCGGTGGTGCGATTCGCGGGTAAGAGGCTACTGCTGCTGATCGCCGCGCCGATTTGCGTGGTATCGCTTACGACGATATCTATTTTCTTCGAGCTACAGTCTAGCGGCTACGACGTCTCCCACTTCAAGTGGGTGCCTACGGTTTTCGTCGTGATTTACGTTCTCGGCTTTGGACTCGGCCTTAATCCGATACCGCTGGCGTATATCGGGGAGATCTTCGGCGTCGAGGTCAAAGTACCCGCCGCGATGCTCAATGCTCTCTATTACGCTATAAGCACATCGGCCATTGTCAAGTTTTATCAGGTACGTTGACGTCTGTGTAAGAATCAATTTTGTTTTCGCGAACGGGAGCGCGGTAAGCGGGTTATCGGCAGCAACGATCAGTTAAGAGGTTTAACCAAAAAGGATTCTTTGCTTCGTAATAGTATTATACAGCACTGTACGATATAACATCGGTTAGTAGTCCTGACGGCCGAAAAGGAGGATCTCTTtgcttttaataatgttataaaatattacgttacgACCTctataaatatgcaaattacaTCATTTTAATAAGCGATCGGTATCTTATTGCCTATTAAAAAGATCTGGAAAGATACggaatatttcttattttatacgGAATATTagatttgcaattttaatattaaatagccGTATCGATTATTTAAAAGCTTTCTTATTACAAACGCGTATATATTGCATTcctctaataaattaaatggcGCGTTATACGGTTAAAATATAatgggaaataattttttcaaccTTACGcgactctattttttttcgttcttctattattaatattatgtgaCATAATATAACAGCAGGCACCATTTGTATTGTTTGTAGGTCACGCAAGAGTTATATGGCACGTTTGCACCATTATGGACGTTCACCGCGATAACGTTTCTTATATGggtattaatttacttatttgtACCCGAGACCGAAGGCAAAACACTGGAAGAGATACAATTGGAATTGCGAGATAAAGAGTGACGGGATGTCTAGACAAGTTGAATAAAAACGCAAACAGGCGTGGCATTATAAACAATCCAAAGATCGTTAAGTCCACTTTTTACAGCGCATATCTAACACGCGAAATAAGTCTTGGCTCAATTTCATTGATATCAACGCTcgagaacaattaaaaaaaagattaaaaaaagatattttcgtTCCTGTTTAAATTGTAACTTATAGTCCGGTGTTCATTTTTAAAACGCGCgcaattgttataatttatgtgTACGCATTTACAATTAGACGGACGAATTAACTAATTGTGATACGATGCATATGCAAGTGCGTATCGAAAAGTAGATATGGCGTTTTcgtacgtaaccctaggcggcagaggcaggggatgagagaacggggagaaatcagtcatcggcaatccggccggcgcggtacatacatgggggtacatgtgaaactcaACGTGCACGAGgttaaagtcacgttcgctagctgccggcGCCATATCTGCCTATCAGCGTGCATTAATGTAGAATATTAACGTAGAAAACCAGgtgacgaaaaatatattttgaatataaaattagaaataataaattatttaaaaagtttgaatAAGAAAGGACATTTTAATGATTTTGCTTGAGATTTGTATCAATGCCTAACTTAATTAGCATCGTTATATTTTCATATGCAgaaaatatgtatgtgtatatatatatgcaataGTTTgcatacttttaattttagcgTAGATAGTAAGATAACAAAAgtgacaaagaaaaattaaatacttttgtgACTAAgttagtataaaaaaagagagagagataaaaattaaatataactgcctttaacaatttaataaatgtttgttaataacgatatatgtatagtatataCTTTGTTGTACGGTATACtactgttaaatttaattccgcgTTTTCTCAGGTAACTGAATGAAGTTTCCGAAACATTTAGTGTTCATATACGCTTCTAagtatttacaattataattatttgcgtACTTAAAACCCATTTAAAATCCAATtagcacaatttttttttttctattaaactTTTAGATCAAAGAActgttttgtattttattatttattccatGTGTTTTCGCGCAAAGTTACAAAACTGCAACATCGATAATGGGCGTTAAATCGCATTTCAAGTTGATGAAAGCACTAGGGAGGGAAAACGACGCGAGGGAAAATCATTGGTCTTGTTTGATCGTAAAGCTCCAACTCTGTAAAGAGAATCGTTTAGTAGCGATACCGTATACGACGAGATTCGTACGTTAGATCGGGCAAGTTGAGTTCTCATTAAAAACACGTTTGCAACGGGAATTCGTTGGCACTTCTTAATCCTGTCTTAAAACTCTACCCTTTGAAAAATCGGCAAATATCTCCCatcgcgcgttattaaatattactttcgcaTCGAACGTcgcgtaatttataaaagtaaaattcagcgcaagtaattatttaacttaatttcCCTACGCTACCGCACAATTACGATTAACGTCGTTTAACTATTTCGACCTCACCGCATAAATATTCCCgagaaagttattaataaatactgcTAAAGCACATTTTCCTGCGGGCGTGTAAAACGCCACGTTAAATTGTTCGTTTTATTCGCGTGAAAGATTGAGGAGACTTTAGTGCTAACGACGAAGtggcttataaatttttcggCCAGCTTATCTTCATACAGAAACACCCGCCGTACTTggggaataaaaaatgcaacgtTCCCCTGAAATCGGCCCCATCTCGCCGTAAACTGTCCGCGCGATCCCCTCGTATGACCATCTTTGGTTTTTGCTATGTTGACGGTGGCTCGTCAGCCTCGGTATATGACGGAACATTGGTAGGACGTGTACGCCGAACGACATGCCTTGAATGCGCTTATTGGCGTTTCCCTCCCGAACGGTACGTCCGTACGCGCGCGTATCGGTCATACGCatgtatatttacaattatgtGAGAGTGCATTTGCCTATATGCGCATATAACTGTTTATCCGGCGATACCCTCTCGCGTGATGTATTAGTCCGAACATGTGTGCCCCGGGTACACAAATACGGATTTGAGCATgattagatttaatatttcaatacgaCAGTAACTATCTCATATTTCTGTACAAGGAAAGGTGAGAATACGTATCGATATTATTCCGCAACGCCAATTTTTACGACGTTGAAACTGTACGAgtcgaatataaaaataaaaaaaaaacaagagagAGATGTAAGCATTTAGTAAGTAGAACGAagcttgttttataataattatctctaATAAATccagtattttaaaaatgtatcttataataattataactttaataaaataatcctttGTAAATGTAAAGTGAAAAAGCgtgaaaatgttaaaacagcaaggaaaaaaataataataaaaaaaaaagagaaagagagagagagaaagaaataaaatgtatgtttCATAAATTGTCTGGATGATTGCAAATTACCGAACAATAAGTGATCGTAATGAGCATAATAAGGACGAGTGATACGAGATTGAGCGAAACTGGATGTAAACGTTGTCCATTGACCTCGTACATTCCATATACCATGATCTTATGAGCCATCAGTATGACTTGACCCTGTTGGGCTGTTCTATGTACATATCTGCTGATATATATCCATACGTACCGGCACCTTGCCCTGTTAAGGGTGTACCGTTGAGCTCAAGTGTGTGCATTAGTGGCACGCGTGTGTATCCGTGCTACCGAGCGCGTCTACACACGTGTGCACCTCCACACATGCGGCTGACAGGTATGTACATCTacacataaatatatgtacgtacggAGGAGACGgcggagggagagggaggaggggggagagggaggaagagggagaTCCGAGAGATCCTTCGATAGTGTGCGTTGTATCGCGAGTACGGCCCCACGTATAAGCTGAGATCAAGATTGATAGGCCACGAGTCGCAACACACACGGGGCATCCACTTAGCGGTGCATTATCCGAATGAGAATGTGTACAGGCTGGATCTTACCTAATGCGACGCCCGCAATCCCGGTAATGGCGACCGCTTTGGCCGTCGCGGCCGGCGATCTTCGCCAATCGATAACACCGGCGCGCGTTCATGTATACCGGTGAGTAAAcacgcgagtttttttttttttcttggtttttttttcttttatttttttccctcccgcgcCTATCTGACAGGTATTGAGGAAGCCGTTTTTCCCTGACCTTGCGAATCGCAATCGGATATAGGCTGCCGGCAAATAGTAGAACGAAACACGTTCGCGCCTCCTCTCATTAATGCTTACGTAATGCAAGTATGCGTCAGTTCAGTATCGTCTGattatttttcacattatTGTAAATGAGCTTCTAAGTTTCCAACGTGCGATTTTTGCTCCTCGTTTGAGCTCTGTCGTCTCGCCGCGTACttcgggataaaaaaaaatgcacgtggcacaaaattttcgcgtttaaaaataaaaaaaaaataaataaataaataaaaaaacaagggagaaaagagacgaagaaaaaaagaacatgaATGAGGCATtgagagaagaggaaaaatGGAATTCTCCGAAAAGAACACGTTAGAGAGAATACATACTTTGGCATGTGGCAAAACGTTTTTGCTAATGGCACTGCTCcacaaaactaaaaaattatatactttttcaggagagtattattattaaattgcagcTGCGTACGCGACTTGTATGCATAAGTGTACGCTTGTGAAAAGGTTATTTCCGCGGGCTTGTACGccgtgtaaaaatattttccaacaAGACACGAAATATcgtgcaatattaatatcttttcacGACATtgcattacatttaaaatcaatttagaaCTTTTGTCCTATTAAAgtcgtttattattaattttcatataaataacGTATAATTACGTAATGACATGAGCGCGAAATGCCTCATCATATCCCAGGAAATATCATTATAATTTCAATgatggaataaaaaattaattaaataacgtgacaattttcactAATTGCGAAAGTTAAATTACTTCGCAGTTTACCCGCCATTTAAAACTATCAATATGCGACGTAACGTTACGAATTTTtccgtaatattaatatcagttTAATGCACCGCCGAGAATAATCGACGaatgggaaataaaaattacgttactTTATTGAGATAAATAGATCGTGCCGATTACGCTTCTTACGTAATATTACTACCTGTTATACCACTTCTTACGTAAGCACTAATGCTCCGATTTACATGCAATGTCTATTacggtattaaataatttttgatctTATTGAGAAATTTGCATGTTTATCGCAAATCACATAATTATTGGATGAAACTATATATAATACGTGCTATTGACAACAAAGGCGAACGCACGTGCAAAAAAAACAAGTTAACCCACTTGTTTCGACTGGtgttaatattcattattacaatattacataaaaatcttCAAAACGATTCGTTCAAATgctttgattaaaaaataattacatttaaatggCTATtccaatttgttttaattttgtttttcttttttttttttttttggcaatatATTTGTGACTTATTACTTTGCACGAATGCGCCACTGCCGAGTGAAAAACACCGTTTGTACACAATGTctgtgattaataattttcagtgaATTTTAACTGACATTTTATACTGATAATGTTTAAaacaacatttaataattgttgcagaaattttattaaactagtTAATGAATCTATATAATTTggtgaaaataatatgaataaaatacttttaaaataattaaaatttaaaagaatgggaaagctgaaaaaaaaacaaactttttctttttttttttttttctgtgtttAGCTTTttcacgtaattttttaacgtcgtTGTTAACGAATTAGTTATacatttcgtaaaaataatatcaaaattttattcaatatattttctcgCCGCGCTAAATCAAACTTTTGCGTATACGGGTGACAAAGGTAAAGTCCTCGCGTGAATCGtaactttcaatttttctgTGCAAGTATATAATAACTTAAGTAAGGTaattggaaaagaaatttgatgTTAAGAGACAACGTGACATGTGATTTCACTCATTCCCGCGCCTACTTGCGAAATAAGTGGATCAGCTTGTCTCATCCGTTTTCGTGCGTTGGATATAAGACCGTAATCGCGGTTGATACATCACCACGATCGCTCTTCATTATCGTCGAATGTGTCCTGCAAGCTTATACGGTACGTAGGTACGTTTCGCAAAACGACGTAACTTCGTCGCGGTGGCGAAGTGGCTTAACAAGGCACGTTGGACGAATTACGCTTCTTGCGTATTTCGGCGGAAGTATATGGATTGCGTATTATACGTGTGTGCTTTATCTAAAGCCGCATCCAAAAGCAAAACGAACATGAATGACCAACTTGTTTCTGCCGCCGTTCGTATTCATTGAAGCAAATTGTTCATTCAACGTTCGTTCAACGCCCCCCACCCGCTTGGTCAGATTAAGAAGCATTCGCGtgattttaatactttaacgGCGAAAGTGTGTAGCCTCAGAATGTGTAATaaagagtaataaaataaaataaaaaaaaactaaaaaaaaaacaattaaaaaaaattgagaccCGATAAACGCGTCACGTATTAATTTGACGATTAATTGGTCACAGAAAGGGGAGACGCTGGCGCACTTTTTAATTCTCGGCGCAAAGGGAGGGTGGTGGTGCCATGGTTTCGCGCGTTCGTCGAAAAGTCGTGCAGGAACGGCTGATAGAAACTTTAGAATCCTCACAATGCGCAGATTTTGACTGGTTAATTCAACGGAAGTGGCAGCCGAGTGAGCGCGAACGAGACGGGgttgcgagagagagagagagaaaagggggtCCGTTTTAATCCCGGCCGCGCGGTAGGGTTAAATTCACCCGTTTTTCGTCGCATTCTTCCATTCGCGCGCCCGATTCCGTTCTTTGTGTGCTCTCGCGTTCGTTCTCCCGCATTCGTTCGCTCGCGCACCGCGAAACGTGAATCGTCCGGCGACGGACGGTGTAAAAAGGCCGCTCATGCGGCGACGACAAAGCACGCGCGCCGCCTCGCACCTCGCGTGACGTGAAACGCGTCGGCGGGCGAATTATCCGTTGTAGCAGATCAAACGGTCCCTCCCGGGGATACGGGAAGCCCTTCACGGCCCTTTGGCTCGCGCCGTAAAGCGCGACTAAAAAAGGCCCCGGCTGTCCCTTCGAGCGTCGTGGATTTATCCCTCCCGGGGTGCGGTGATCAGCGCGCCGGCACCGCCGGCGAAACGACGTTAAAATCGATCGAGCGTGGACACCGTCCACCTGACTGCTCGGCGGCGTATAAATCAAAGCGCTCACGTGTTAATAAGAAGAGAAACTGCGGACGCAGCCTGACACCAAAGACCGGTATGCACCGGTGCGTGGCGAATTtgataaaagtattaaatcaAAGCCCTgagcacgcgcgcgcgttcgttctattataataagtatattataaatttaatcaagtaTATTGCTCCGTCAAATAGATTTAGAATGTCCACGCTTTATTTATAGAATCGTGCGTCTAATACGAgcgatgtaaaaaattttttgtttccttttgTTAATACGAGAAAGTCGGTCTCGCGTCATTTTATAACGTAAATGTCACGTTTTGCTAAATGTACGGTAACGTTATCGTAGTACTTGACGAAATTTGATTGGGAATCGGAGAAATACGGGAATAACTTTGCGATTATAGTACAATCGTACTACTTGTATTGCATTAGTGCGACCGCAAGAGTCGGGATCTcgggataaaaagaaacgaaaaaaaaaaataggaaaaaaaacgcgggTGGAGTCTACGGCTAACATAAACGTCCGGAGTACTGGGGCGGCGAGCGAAGTGTTCTCGAAAGAGTTCGCATGAAATTGAATTGATACGGTTTACAGTGCCGGCGGGTAAGCGGATTCCCGCGGCCACGGTATCGTATCGATGTTAAAACAATGTTAAATCGCTCGAGTCTCTGACTTCGTCCGCTCGGCTGCTCATCGCAATCATCCTCCCCGGTACGCGAGAGGCTGCCGGCGAGGGGTGGCTTCGAAGTAAGTGCCGGTCgcccggggaaaaaaaaaaaggaaaaaaaaaagggacggaAAAATAAGAGGgccgcgaagaaaaattatatttaccttACGTGGAAACTCCTTTAAGACAATCTTTACGGTAGAAAGTAAAAGGGGGAACCGAGCGCGGAAACGGCGCGCCAACGATTGaggataatataataatgcgcCGGAGTCATTTACGACGACGATTCAATGAGACACTCGAGAGAGAATCGCGATTCGCGGAATGAGCCAATCGACCAAGTGTCATTGAATTGCAGAGGCGCGGAGATTTGGATTTCCTTCGTGATCGACCGACGACGCCACGACGATCGGCTCTGGCTTTTGTTGCTTTCGCGGTGGGCGAGGGTAATAATCTGTTATCGGAGACGGACTAAAAATCGCGATCTTATCGGAGGAACATAGCGCACgataatgagaaataaaaataaatgtaactaAAAGTGGCGTTTCTGAAATTGTccagaattattttaacgcggGCAAAATcgattcgattaaaaataattatttaattaaacaaaattaaaaaatgcagacAATAGCGTTTATAGaattctaaaattatctaagagatataaaaaaaaaaagataattcaACAAACAGTAAGACGTGATAAAAAGTAGAATGGTGGCGTCTGAAGTACTGCactttttcgaaatattttataaatatcccGAGAAAGAAATTAGAGAGGAAAAAGGGAGAGCTAAAGAACGTTGTGAAAGAGAGAACAAAGGACAGTGAAAGGTACAAGAaacagtattaaaataatccttTACCGTCAGCGTACCTGATCCGTGTTTGTCGGAGACGTGTTTCAGTACCTCTTCATTACATTACGCGTGAAACGCTATAGATGGATTATGACGAGAAAGCCCCGCACTGCATTTTAAAGCGTCGTTAAAAAGTTACGCGAAAGTCATTCTAACAGATTCCGAAAGTCATTAACATTTTCGTGCTTTTATTAGTCCAACCGAGTAATATTCTAAACGCTATTGTCAGCCAGGCGATGCTTTTCGTCCTCTATTACGTCGTTGgcttttgcattattttaataacgcctCCGTTTTAACGTTACATTTGTTTTCACCGAGAATTAAATCACTGTacaacgatattaaattaaattaagctaAATTAAAGCGGCGAGCGACGAGGAATGGTAACTAAAAACGTGAGTAGCAATATCGACGCAAAAGACtggcaattattttaatttacgggCGGCAATGTtacgggggggagggaggggggcaAGAACGCCGTGAGAGGTCTAGGCGGTAAAAGTTACAATTATGGTAACAAACGGATGTGCTTGATTAAGTGCTAGTTCTTCCCagtttttcagttttattgCCCGGGCGATACAATGTGATTATGACATTT
It contains:
- the LOC139106279 gene encoding facilitated trehalose transporter Tret1 produces the protein MDRGILRQILIGFVCSILIIDCGLHEGWSTPTIPKFNGEDPLKVTSDEIAWIVNLMYVGVGIGSLVPFILMDNIGRKGTLLVTTAPKILSWIFIGLSTSVPFIYVGRILAGIGCGITYAVMPMYLGEISSKRTRGPLGTLMAVLLNIGMLLIYAIGLWISRFTMAMISVCAPVFFLLTFMWLPESSVFLTRKNRLGPAEKTLQWALGKENVEAELEEIKRIVETEDKCGKMTLREMFKECFTKAQNRRAFRIALILLSGLTLTGASPVLAYQSYIFDEAGFEISINASIIMTGVAIVLAGITCVSVVRFAGKRLLLLIAAPICVVSLTTISIFFELQSSGYDVSHFKWVPTVFVVIYVLGFGLGLNPIPLAYIGEIFGVEVKVPAAMLNALYYAISTSAIVKFYQVTQELYGTFAPLWTFTAITFLIWVLIYLFVPETEGKTLEEIQLELRDKE